GGAGATGCCGAACGCCTTTGCCACGGGAAGAAACCCCGAACATGCCGCGGTGGCCTTCACGGAAGGAATCCTGCGTACCCTGAGCCGGGAGGAACTCGAGGGGGTGGCCGCCCACGAGCTCGCCCACATCCGGAACCGCGACATTCTCATCAGCACGGTGGCGGCCACCTTGGCGGGCGCCATCATGTACATTGCCCAGATGGCCCAGTTCGCGGCCTTCTTCGGTGGCGGGCGGAGAAGCGACAACGAAGAGGGCGGCGGGGGCGGCGGCGTGATCGGCCTGCTGGTGGCGGCGATTGTGGCCCCGCTGGCCGCCATGCTGCTGCAGATGGCGGTGAGCCGATCGCGGGAGTATCTCGCCGATGCGACGGCGGCGCAGATCACGGGGACGCCGCAGGGCCTGGCCAGTGCGCTCCAGCGGCTCGATGAAGCCTCGCGCCACGGCGAGCTCGCGGGTGCGACCGAGGCGACGGCCCACATGTATATCGTCAATCCGCTCTCGGGCGGAGGTCTGTCGAATCTGTTCAGTACGCACCCGCCGATGGAAGAGCGCATCCGGCGCTTGTTGGCGATGCGGTAAAGGGAAGAGGGGCGAGACTTCATGGAAGTGAACGGCAAAAGTCCGGAGCCGGAGAAGGAAGCGGAGGGCGCCCAGAAGGAGGCGGGGAGCCCCCGCGTGGTGGATCGGCGAAGGTTCCGGGCGGGTGAGGATTCGGCTCCGGCAGGCCCCGAAGTTGAGGAAAAAGAGGCTTCCTCCCGCCTTCCCACCTACGTGGAAGAGCTGCAGCGGAAGCTCGCCGTCGCCGATGAGAAGCTCCGCGAGCACATCGATCGGTTGAACCGCGAGTCGGCGGAATTCCGGAGCCGCCAGGAGCGTGAGCTCGAACGCAGGACGGCCGAGACGAGAAAGCGGATTGTGGAAGGGTTCCTGCACCTGGCGGATGATCTCTCCCGGGCGTTGGCCGCCGCGGACGGCGCGCTGAGGGACGGTCCGCCGGAGAAAGGCGCGGTGGAGAATCTCATCCAGGGGATTCGGATGATCCGAGACCAATTTTTTCAGGAGTTGGCCTCCCACGGCGTCAAGCCCTTCTCGGCGGCGGGCGAGCCGTTCAACCCGCTGCGGCACGAGGCCATCCGCGCGGTGCCGGTGGATGACCCGGCGCTGGATGGAAAGGTGGTCGAGGAAGTCGGCCATGGATATCTGATTGAGGATGAAATCCTCCGCCCGAGCCGGGTGTGCGTGGGAAAGTTCGCGCCCCCGCCGGAAGGGGAAGGTTCCGCCCCCCAAACCGCAACGGATGCGTGAGTGAATCGTTAACGAGACACGTTGAATGGAAGGGTGAATGAGCGCGCGCGACTACTACGAAGTGCTCGGCGTCGGCCGGGACACCAGCGAAAGCGAGATCAAAAAAGCCTACCGGCAGATGGCGATGAAGTACCACCCCGATCGCAACCCCGGGGACAAGGAGGCGGAAAATCTCTTCAAGGAGGCCTCCGAGGCCTACCAGGTGCTCAGCGATTCCCAGAAGAAGAGTATTTACGATCGCTATGGCCACGCCGGTCTGACGGGCGCCGCCCACCCCGGCTTTTCGAGCTTTGACGATATTTTCTCTTCTTTCGGTGACATTTTCGGCGACATCTTCGGCGGAAAGGGCCGCAGCCGGCGCGATGGCCCCCAGAAGGGCCGCGATCTGGCCTACAACCTCGAACTCACCTTCGAGGAGGCGGCCCTGGGCGTGGAGCGGGAGGTCGAGTTCGACCGCCCGTGCGAGTGTGTCTACTGCGGCGGCTCGGGCGCCAAGTCGCCCGATGCCATCCGGCCCTGCTCTGCCTGTCAGGGCACCGGGCAGATGGGCTTCCGGCAGGGGTTCTTCACCTACTCGACCACCTGTTCCCAGTGCGAGGGCACGGGCAAGGTCATCACCGCGCACTGCGGTGAGTGCAAGGGAGAGGGGTGGCGATCCGAGAAACGGAAGGTGAAGGTGAATATCCCGCCCGGCGGGGACGAGGGCGGCCGGCTCCGCCTGCGCGAGGAGGGCGAGGGCGGCAGGAAGGGCGGCCCGGCGGGCGATCTCTTCGTGGTGGTGTCGCTGTTGCCCCATGAGGAATTTCAGCGC
The nucleotide sequence above comes from bacterium. Encoded proteins:
- the htpX gene encoding zinc metalloprotease HtpX, with the translated sequence MTTNSLKTFLLLGLLTALILFVGNLVGGRTGVIIALLIAVGINGYSYWFSDKMVLYSSGAEEVIPEHAPELYSMVGDLARRANLPMPRVYVIPEEMPNAFATGRNPEHAAVAFTEGILRTLSREELEGVAAHELAHIRNRDILISTVAATLAGAIMYIAQMAQFAAFFGGGRRSDNEEGGGGGGVIGLLVAAIVAPLAAMLLQMAVSRSREYLADATAAQITGTPQGLASALQRLDEASRHGELAGATEATAHMYIVNPLSGGGLSNLFSTHPPMEERIRRLLAMR
- the dnaJ gene encoding molecular chaperone DnaJ, whose protein sequence is MSARDYYEVLGVGRDTSESEIKKAYRQMAMKYHPDRNPGDKEAENLFKEASEAYQVLSDSQKKSIYDRYGHAGLTGAAHPGFSSFDDIFSSFGDIFGDIFGGKGRSRRDGPQKGRDLAYNLELTFEEAALGVEREVEFDRPCECVYCGGSGAKSPDAIRPCSACQGTGQMGFRQGFFTYSTTCSQCEGTGKVITAHCGECKGEGWRSEKRKVKVNIPPGGDEGGRLRLREEGEGGRKGGPAGDLFVVVSLLPHEEFQREGNHVISRLKITFSQAALGDEVEINTLYGRSSLKVPKGVQAGELLRLRGEGFPALGRGGGKGDHVVQVVVRTPTKLSSKEEALFRELAGLERGGSSKEKKK
- a CDS encoding nucleotide exchange factor GrpE, translating into MEVNGKSPEPEKEAEGAQKEAGSPRVVDRRRFRAGEDSAPAGPEVEEKEASSRLPTYVEELQRKLAVADEKLREHIDRLNRESAEFRSRQERELERRTAETRKRIVEGFLHLADDLSRALAAADGALRDGPPEKGAVENLIQGIRMIRDQFFQELASHGVKPFSAAGEPFNPLRHEAIRAVPVDDPALDGKVVEEVGHGYLIEDEILRPSRVCVGKFAPPPEGEGSAPQTATDA